One Cucumis melo cultivar AY chromosome 8, USDA_Cmelo_AY_1.0, whole genome shotgun sequence genomic window, aatcatatacatcATAAAATGTATCTcgaaaataactaatttcacaagtaaacctagagacacgttaaccaaaacataaccaacaaaaatttacacaactgcagctcctaaagcttatacaaactgtggagtatctaaaacatacaagggtggatatacatcataacacaatagactctatgcccaactcgaaacacgtactggcaatcgataacggagcttcaacagactaaggcagtctataaGGCACCGaaaactcgatctctacctggaaagtgtgTAATACATTTTGGAAAGGTAAGCTATAaaactcagtgagtgactcattttaaaactataaatttaaagataagagcacgtgaaaactttacacatataaatctgtttatacaagtcgtaaatgtaaacgtatagtagtaagaatagttttctcaaatactcagcatatacgtcattgaaatctagcaaggtatatcaagtatatcgaaatattttaactaatatgacaaatctacgttgtgtagggtacacccagtacaacaacgtttaaaagctctacgatgtagtggggcccgcccagcactcccatcgtctttgttgTAGTGGGGTCCGCCcaacactcacgacagcatcgttgtcacggagttcactcaacgtcaacaacggaatctaaccagtgtgcacacggtaatctctagccttaggctcaagatctcagtcagtagttaatgaaaaatttcataaatcatctaaaaatattaaaatatgcctacttataaatcttacacaaagctcaaactttactcagctctttcgtggaaaactgtagttcttaaaacaaaacttcttactaattcatgctttgcttaaaacattgtggtttaaatactttccaaacatttaagatccacgtgctagcataaatttcactaagaaatctagtctccaaatgtatacttgaaaatagtcatgaaattcaaatacctttcatggcttcgtaaataaacatttatcgcattcaatcataaataacaattatggaaaatatttcaaaattgattttgtcactcacagtcttgagCTAGATCCTTGGTTTGTAAGCTCAGTTTAATTCTTCTCAActtgccaacaacccaaccgagtattagaaatCTAAACATTCtagttttctaaagatatacataacatgtcgcactaaagatgacgctcacgaaaacaaagcttaagaaataaaatcctatttcaacaactctctgaaattttcagatttctaacataaacttcaaatgactataactccctcaatacttaaccaaaatgagtgttctttatatcacaATATTTATTTTCATGTCTTCTATAATTTACTTGAAGGAAAGAAAATACGATTCCCAACAGATTGCTACAGAAATGGCCCGAAATATAGAGAGTTTAAAAATAGAGTCTTCTGCTATCCCCTAACTTGTTtctgaaattaagcttacttccaatcatatttagctcacaatttcttcataaacgttgtagtaaattgaataagctttccaaccataccaaatagagatcctaattCTACTGGTACTCTCAgcaatacaagaaaaaccagagacatCCTAAATTCGCGTCAAAACCAGCtaccctgttttcttcatcaaaaatcACCCAATGAACATCCGAATTTGCTCAAACTTTCTTCTTAAAATTTGCTTGAAAATGAAGTATCTTTCAGTAaatttaaacctcacctcttaatatcttttgaagagttcaaaccgaattaaaaaccagtgatgtgcagaatgaaccaagattctcccatggatacactttgcttgagttctccttctcttcttcaacctcaaaactctagtaaaattcctattcttcttccttccaaactctctcttaaattttctctgtaatttgaagaaggaaaaatggaagatggataagaattattgaagaaaaagcttggcggtgaaggaaagagaagaagaagaaaagaaaaatgaaaattttcttctcttttttttccttttatcctttcttttcttttttctttattttacttaataaaaccattaaatatatatatatatatatatatatatatatatatatatatatatagacacacacacacttaatttccattttcttttcttttcttttttttccacatttaaagaaattaaaccaagaaaatattgGGTTTACACTAATCCTTGGCTCGAAGcgtcacaataaatcacatagtccttccctaTTACAGGGAATGCCAGAATAGGTGTTGTGACTAATCtcttcttcaattcctgaaaactttgttcgcatttatctgaccactcaaacttagcattcttccttGTTAAAGCTGTCAAGGGAAATGCCAATTGTGAGAAATCTTCAATAAAATGCCTATAGTATtttgccaaacccaggaaactacgtacttctgtcacactggttggtctttcccaattgacaatcGCTTCCACTTTTcgtggatcgacactaactccttttgctgaaactacatgactcaagaatactacttgttccaatcagaactcacatttgctgaacttagcgtacAACTGTTTATCACGTAGAGtttgtagaacaatcctcagttGTTCCTCATGGGATTCCCTGTCAACCGAAACTagtatatcatcaatgaacacgatcacaaactgatctaaatactgaTGGAATATCttgttcatgagatccatgaaaaccgtTGGCACATTCGTTAAATCGAATGGCATAACTCAGAACTCATAgtgcccatacctcgttctgaatgttgtcttaggaatatctgattctttaaccttcaactggtggtatcctgatcttaagtcaatcttagagaacaatgTTGTTCCTCTTAgctgatcaaataagtcatcgatgtgtggtaaaggatacttgttacatattgtaaccttgtttaactgtctataaTCAATACATAATCTAAGAGTACCATCTATGCTTTTCACAAATAGCATTGGTGCTCCCCAAGGCGatacactaggcctgatgtatcccttgtcaaccaGTTCTTGTAATTGCACCTCCAATTCTTTAAGCTCGCTCGGAGCCATTTTATACGgtgcctgtgaaataggtgttgTTCCTAGTAACAATTCAGTAGTGAACTCAATCTCTTTATaaggtggcaaacctgacagatcatctggaaatacatcaagaaactctttcaccataggaacatcttctggcttcaGCTTTTCTCTCTACACTACTACCACGTGTGCAAGAAATGTTGTGCAACCTTTCCTTAacaatttctcagctttcaaaactgagattaaactCCTAGGAACaaccttcctcatacctctaaaaaccacttcagcaaagcctggttttcttAAAACCACTTCCTTactatggcaatccatagatgcataatgagcaaataagaaatccattcccaaaattacatctaactttTGTAACTCTAGTGGTATCAAGTTCACTAGCATACTGATAtcttctactaaaacttcacaattacgcAAGACTTTATTGACAATTAAAACATaaccaactggagtgtatatagctaacccctcaaATAAagaaggctctagcatcctattcagcttagtcagaaatatactagaaacaaaggaatgcgtagcacctaGATCAAATAAAACAACTGCAGGTTCactacaaataagaatcgtaccagtaataacgtctggtgtatcctccgcttcttgttgagtcatagcatagacaTTTCCCTATTGCAtgggtcttccaacaactccatTTTGCCTTGCACCATTGGGGCCCTTTattggaaccactgaaactctcggTTGCTTAACtgtctgggacccaactccctgatctctctgaactgtcatgttcaactgcgggaaatctttcttgaaatgtcctggctATTCACAATGGTAACACACACCGGCACCCACTaaacactgaccccgatggttcctACCACAACTTGTGCATGCGGTTCGCCTGACTGTACTAGCAACGGACTCTTGAGCTGGCTGTGATCTTACTGTCGATCTAGTGGattgactaggtattctctggctctgtctctgaaaaacactaccataactcatgttcctcgatgcttggcctctaGACCGACTCTTAAACTCTTGACGGCCTGAAATATTTACCCTAAGTGTGAACCTTCGCTGCTCACGACCTCTAAACCTGCTAGCTATTGAAGCCCCATGACGAAGCTCCACTGCCGACTTCTCTTatgttatactctgctccacgCGAAGGGCAGTCTCTACTAATTGAGAAAAATCTatccacttagcaatggctgtaactagggtacgtatttcaaaatgCAACCCTCTTCCAAACCTTCGAAacctgtcactctcagatgCCACAACAACATCAGCATACCATGAAAGCTCAGTATACTTTCTCTCGTACTtagccactgaaagtgatccttgtttcaaccctagaaactcatccctcttggcctcgcagtatgtgctgggataatacttatcttcaaATATGCCTCAAAATGTCTGCCAGCCTAAAGTATGTGTATCACTGTGTCTAGCTAATAtggatttccaccatccttcagcctccttctgtaacaaaaatgtggccaatctaaccattcattcctcaggacaattcatcacgTCAAAACATTTTTCGAGCATATTCAACCAATCCTCTACATCAGTTGGATCTATAGAACCCGTTAAACACTGTAGCCCTtaacttcttcagccgttcaattCCATATGCCTTTTCTagatcactaggctctgctctcTCTGGCCTTCCTATCTCCTGTGCAGTTCTCGCAAACCGCTCCTTTCTTACCCTAACCTGAACTCTTggggtactagattcccctacagactgaccttgggtaggaccttgcatctCGTCCTGATTCTGCCTGCGTCGTCTGctagtacgtggtggcatgactcctataatatgtcaacacattagacatactatagatacttaactcaaatgcatgatactaaatgtctactcacatgTTAATCATAACTGGACTTACTTCTACCATTACttagaccatactccactagttccctctaagctaacttgacttccaactatttactttccagtttcttcttagagctaactgCTTTAtcttaattcccatggagcaaactaCTCTAATACCAAGTTGTTACatcccctcccggactacctgctagcttagaccgaaagacgGTTGAAGCCGACCGATAACACTTTTCTCTACTGATATCTATTGACTCTGCTGAAATCATTAAcgtgataaacttgctaatctagtataAAAACTATTATGCATGCAACACAATACAGCagaacctagactaatcataaacatacatgaagtgtagcccgaaaataactgatttcacgagtaaacctagaaacaccttaaccaaaacataaccaacaaagatTTATAGAACCGCAACTCCtaaagcttacacaaactgtaaagtatctatatcataaaaagatatatacatcataacacaacaaaCTCTATGAATAACTCTAACCAcatactggcaatcgatattgAAGCTTCAGAAGCCTAAGGTAGTCTATtaggcaccgggaactcgatctctacctggaaagtgggtaaaacattttggaagagtaagctataaagctcagtgagtgactcagtttaaaactagaaatttaaatgtaagagcacgtgaaagcttagacatataaatctgtttatacaagtcgtaaacaaaggcatataatagtaataatagctTCCTCAAATACTCACATACATCATTGAAATcgagcaaggcatatcaagtatatcaaaatattttaactaacatgactaatctacgttgtgtagggcacacccagtacaacaaacatttacaagctctacgatgtagtggagcctacccagcactcccatcgtctttgtcatAGTGGGATCCACCcaacactcacgacagcatcgttgttacggagtacactcaacatcaacaacagaatctaacatgtgtgcacacggtaccacATAGCCTCGAGCTCAATACcttagtcatgtagttaatggaaacattagaaaaatcgtacgaaaacattaaaacatgtctaCTATCTTCATCTTTCATAAAGCTCAAGCTTACTTAGGTTGTTCGTGAAAAGCTAtaattcttaaaacaaaacttggtaactCATGCTTTGTTTGAAACACAGTGGTTCAAACACTTTCCAGACATTCGATAATCaagtgctagcataaattttcattaagaaatctagtctcgaaACTCATACTTGGAAATAATTATggaatttaaatgatttttaaagCTTTGTAAATAAACGTGTAGATCAATCaatcataattaataattaggagaaaaaaatattttcaaaactggtTTTGGTCACTCACAGTCTAAGACTAGTTTTCTGATGTGTAAATCCTAtctatttcctcttggcctgtcAAACAACCAGAACCGAGTATTAGAAATCTAAATATTATGATCTTCAAATATTATGCTTAGTATGGCTCACTAAAGATGATGCTTAAGAAGTctaactttaagaaataaaaccatattctacacatttctcaaaattttccagattCGCAACATGAcattcaaatgatcataactcttccaatacttatccaaaatgagatttatttatgtCAAGCTATTCATTTTGAGGTCCTTTAAAACGTACCTCAAGACATGAAATTCTGATTCCCTGTGTATAACTCAGATATCCGTCGAAACAAAACCACTCCAACAATCGCGTATACcacgacccctttaacttgtccctacaatttaacttatttttagtcgTTCTTTGTTTACTATTTCTTCATAagagttgtagtaaattgaataatttTTCTAACCATACCAAATATAGATCCTAACGCCACCGGTACACCTTGAAGTACTAAAAAACCAGAGATCTTCTGATTTCGCGTGAAAACAATCTGCCCTGTCTTCTCTGTCAAAATTAACCTAATAAACATCATaatttgctcaagctttcttcataaaatttgtttgataatgaattagctttcaataaatttaaacctcacctcttaattctgTTTGTGTAGCTTAaaatcaataagaaaaccagagaTGTGCGTAGTGAACTACATAGAAGTTTATGTTTCAAACTCCTTGTCTTCTTCAACATACAtctttgaacttcttcttctttctttctcagACTTCTACCCTGTGAAATCTCCTCTGAAATTTGGTGCAGAAATGGTAAAGAAAATGGTGAAGAAATGGATGAGGGAAACTTGACGGTGgagggaaagagaagaagaaaagaaaaatggaaattttcttcttttttccttcctttttatcctttcttttcttttctctattttttttcctttttctttttatagaaaaaaaccattaattatatatttaatttttaatttcttttattcctttgatattaaaaaaaacaatccaAAGAAAAATATCGAGTTTACACTCTTAGAATGGTTTTATCATATTTCCAAATGTTGAACATGCCTATACCTCCAAAGAAACCAGAGTAGGATAGCCAACCAACTCTATAAGTACCATAGCATTGCAAGTTGAACAATCCTACTAGTATCACAACAGTAACAAGTACTAATACATCTACACCTCTACTATCACAAGAGACCATTGTTAAAATGTTATGCTAAACATGAATTTGAAAAacaaactaaagaaaagtaGCTAATTAAGTCTTGCAAATCAAAAAGAGCTCAAATGATATGTTGAATTAACAGTCAAAGAAACCCAGGTCTTCAATTTATTGATAAAATGAATACAGGTTGGTTAACTTATTCAAACACTGCATCAGAGAAGAAAATTGCT contains:
- the LOC107992139 gene encoding uncharacterized protein LOC107992139 yields the protein MAQEEISQGRSLRKKEEEVQRCMLKKTRSLKHKLLCSSLRTSLVFLLILSYTNRIKREDRADCFHAKSEDLWFFSTSRCTGGVRIYIWDKLKGSWYTRLLEWFCFDGYLSYTQGIRISCLEGNEVSSRMQTRSNYPLWSKAKRYLWLSGDFKTERGRDRRSENLNISKDVDGGW